The following are encoded in a window of Flavobacterium psychrotrophum genomic DNA:
- a CDS encoding TPM domain-containing protein translates to MKKLVLFLVLFLGITAAYAQTTESLWDKLPKASGYINDFEHLFTDAQKEEINDLLRHFEIETSVEIAVVTISPANTPKERFEELTLHIANQWGVGKKGKDNGILIGISSGYHRIRIQNGKGIITVLSDADTKKIIDDAFIPEFQKNDYFSGTVNGLKEIMNLLKQHMKK, encoded by the coding sequence ATGAAAAAGCTGGTTTTATTTTTAGTACTCTTCTTAGGCATTACAGCGGCATATGCCCAAACCACCGAATCGCTTTGGGATAAACTGCCAAAAGCATCTGGCTATATAAATGATTTTGAACATCTTTTTACTGATGCACAAAAAGAAGAGATTAACGATTTGCTACGCCATTTTGAGATAGAAACATCTGTAGAAATTGCAGTGGTAACCATTAGCCCTGCCAATACACCAAAAGAACGTTTTGAAGAACTTACCCTGCATATTGCAAACCAGTGGGGCGTGGGGAAAAAAGGTAAGGATAACGGAATACTCATTGGCATTTCATCGGGCTATCACCGCATACGGATACAGAACGGAAAGGGTATTATAACCGTATTGAGCGATGCGGATACCAAAAAGATAATTGACGACGCCTTTATTCCTGAATTTCAGAAAAACGATTATTTTTCCGGTACAGTTAATGGCCTGAAGGAAATAATGAATTTATTAAAACAGCACATGAAGAAATAA
- a CDS encoding DUF4270 domain-containing protein, whose amino-acid sequence MNKFSFVKVFLFAMVAVIFAVSCDDEYGQLGSDIVGGDIHNTSHRLNGKLVAYDRPTGAVQTSGMDVNLLGSYDHPVFGKTTASYVTQVQMATVPTFTGNVVIDSAWIYVPYYSKLENTSTVSNETVNTYSLDSIYGDTLAPYRLQLRKNNFYLRTTDASSGGSTSQYYYSDQSAILDNQGESLLEGGEPSKPVTFSNTEILRTVSYTDADNKTSTITAERLAPGLFMYLNKDFFVRNFVNAPSGTLMNNNALAEYFRGISFTAQQEGSRNVIGSPKFTDGYIKVKYTQDVYKNSKPDKDTIDGVPVTKRQSLLLTLNLKGNHVNVLKNEPNNTSTAYFTAISNSNTTEGDEKLYLKGGEGSIALLDILSDDDVNTLKADSILINEARIKVYVDEATMGSAPKPLKIYLYDVNNKRPVYDYSLDQTSSTTPKFNKLIYGGHLLKDSDGQHYYNIRITNHINNIVSKDSTNVKLGLVVSRDITVTANAALKTPFSENSVGGKTVPVKFIPAASVTHPFGVVLYGTNPAVPETKRAKLEIFYTKPLRN is encoded by the coding sequence ATGAATAAGTTCTCTTTTGTAAAAGTATTTCTCTTTGCCATGGTGGCTGTAATTTTTGCGGTTTCCTGCGATGATGAATACGGGCAGCTGGGCAGCGATATTGTGGGTGGAGATATACACAATACTTCACACCGCTTAAATGGTAAACTCGTAGCTTATGACAGGCCTACGGGTGCCGTACAAACCAGCGGTATGGACGTAAACCTGCTGGGCTCTTATGACCATCCTGTTTTTGGAAAAACAACAGCAAGTTATGTAACACAGGTACAAATGGCCACAGTTCCTACTTTTACAGGTAATGTAGTTATAGACTCGGCGTGGATATATGTGCCGTATTACAGCAAACTGGAAAATACGAGTACTGTAAGTAATGAAACGGTTAACACCTATTCTTTAGACAGTATTTATGGCGATACCCTTGCGCCTTACCGCCTGCAGCTAAGAAAAAACAATTTTTATTTAAGAACTACAGATGCCAGCTCTGGCGGTAGTACCAGCCAGTACTACTACAGCGACCAGAGTGCTATATTAGATAACCAGGGCGAAAGCCTTCTTGAGGGAGGAGAGCCTTCTAAGCCTGTAACTTTTAGCAACACAGAAATATTGCGCACTGTAAGCTATACCGATGCCGACAATAAGACAAGTACCATAACTGCAGAGCGCCTTGCTCCCGGTCTTTTTATGTACCTGAATAAAGACTTTTTTGTACGCAATTTTGTAAATGCACCATCGGGCACGCTTATGAACAATAATGCACTTGCAGAATATTTCAGGGGTATATCTTTTACAGCACAGCAGGAAGGCAGCAGAAATGTTATAGGTTCTCCTAAGTTTACTGATGGTTATATTAAAGTAAAATATACCCAGGATGTATATAAAAACAGTAAACCGGATAAGGACACAATTGATGGCGTACCTGTTACAAAACGACAAAGCCTTTTACTTACCTTAAACCTTAAGGGTAACCACGTGAACGTGCTTAAAAACGAGCCTAACAATACTTCCACTGCTTACTTTACAGCAATTAGCAACAGTAACACTACCGAAGGTGATGAAAAACTATATCTAAAAGGTGGTGAAGGCAGTATCGCTTTATTAGATATTCTTAGTGATGATGATGTTAATACGCTAAAGGCAGACAGCATACTTATTAACGAAGCGCGCATTAAGGTTTATGTTGATGAAGCAACTATGGGCAGTGCTCCTAAGCCATTAAAAATATATCTTTATGATGTAAATAATAAGCGCCCGGTATATGATTATTCTCTGGATCAGACCAGCAGCACCACACCTAAATTTAACAAGCTTATATATGGTGGCCACCTGCTTAAAGACAGCGACGGGCAGCATTATTACAACATAAGAATTACTAACCATATAAACAATATAGTTAGTAAAGACTCTACTAATGTTAAATTGGGCCTTGTGGTATCCCGCGATATAACTGTTACAGCTAATGCTGCTCTAAAAACACCTTTTAGCGAAAACAGTGTTGGGGGCAAAACAGTACCCGTTAAATTTATACCGGCTGCATCGGTTACGCATCCGTTTGGCGTAGTACTGTATGGTACTAACCCTGCCGTGCCGGAAACCAAGCGTGCAAAGCTTGAAATTTTTTATACAAAACCTTTGAGGAATTAA
- a CDS encoding lysylphosphatidylglycerol synthase transmembrane domain-containing protein, with protein sequence MSLKKKVIKVLSIILPLAVGVFLILYTYNKLSPQERVDVEGSFKTANYFYIYISLFLGFSGFWARAYRWKYTLGHMGYTAPFPVKFAAVCITYLMNMLIPRSGEVSRALVLKRYADVPFDKGLGTIISERVVDLILLLVCMGATILMKFDELRDYLVKTVPYQKLIIYGAAAFVLFMITVLYYRYGSAKWLKKLKGKISGIVEGALSVFKMPNKWPFLLLSLYIWFTYIAIFYISIFALPQTAGLSFGTVVTAFVVGSIAITFTNGGVGFFPVAVANILTLYDVPYTYGTAFGWIVWASQVATIIFLGVFSFLILPLLYGKK encoded by the coding sequence ATGAGCCTGAAAAAGAAGGTAATTAAAGTATTAAGTATCATACTCCCGCTTGCTGTGGGAGTTTTTTTAATTTTATACACTTACAATAAGCTATCGCCACAGGAGCGTGTAGATGTAGAAGGCAGTTTTAAGACGGCTAATTATTTTTATATCTACATTTCGCTTTTCCTTGGTTTTTCCGGATTCTGGGCCAGGGCTTACCGCTGGAAGTATACGCTGGGCCATATGGGCTATACGGCACCATTTCCGGTAAAGTTTGCGGCAGTTTGCATTACCTATCTTATGAATATGCTCATACCCCGCAGTGGCGAGGTAAGCCGTGCACTGGTGCTTAAGCGCTATGCCGATGTGCCTTTTGATAAAGGCCTGGGTACCATAATATCTGAAAGGGTGGTAGACCTTATACTGCTGCTGGTGTGTATGGGTGCTACCATACTAATGAAGTTTGATGAGCTGCGCGACTACCTTGTAAAAACGGTACCGTACCAAAAATTAATAATCTACGGTGCTGCTGCTTTTGTGCTTTTTATGATTACTGTATTGTATTATAGATATGGTAGTGCAAAATGGCTTAAAAAACTTAAGGGTAAAATATCAGGTATTGTAGAAGGTGCGCTGAGCGTATTTAAAATGCCGAATAAATGGCCGTTTTTACTACTGTCTTTATATATCTGGTTTACTTACATAGCCATATTTTATATCAGTATTTTTGCATTGCCACAAACCGCAGGGCTTAGCTTTGGTACAGTAGTAACTGCGTTTGTAGTGGGCAGTATTGCCATTACGTTTACTAATGGTGGTGTAGGCTTCTTTCCGGTAGCTGTGGCAAACATCCTTACTTTATATGATGTGCCTTATACTTATGGTACGGCCTTCGGGTGGATAGTGTGGGCATCTCAGGTGGCAACAATCATTTTTCTCGGCGTTTTTTCTTTTTTAATACTTCCTTTGTTATACGGCAAAAAATAA
- a CDS encoding aldo/keto reductase produces the protein MKYRNFKGEAIAEVGLGTWQLGSADWGVIDEGHAFEILQAYVDAGGNFIDTADVYGMGTSERIIGAFLKQTDKPLYVATKLGRRHDAPNGWPQNFTYDAIRRHVEDSLTHLGVGQLFLEQLHCIPTEELRKGDVFDHLRRLQQEGLIKHFGVSVETAEEALICLEHKDLASLQIIFNLFRQHLADAFFDKAQQQGTALIARVPLASGLLSGKFNAATVFNENDHRNYNANGDAFNVGETFSGIEFNEGVALADGLKNILPDGNLAQLAIKWILQHPAITTVIPGASKVTQVESNVGAAALADFDSATLANVKAYYNDNILSKIRGVY, from the coding sequence ATGAAATACCGTAATTTTAAAGGAGAAGCCATTGCCGAAGTAGGATTGGGTACATGGCAGCTGGGCAGCGCCGACTGGGGCGTGATCGACGAAGGCCATGCTTTTGAGATATTACAGGCCTATGTAGATGCCGGTGGTAACTTTATAGATACTGCTGATGTATATGGTATGGGAACCAGTGAGCGCATTATAGGCGCGTTTTTAAAACAAACCGATAAGCCATTATATGTAGCCACCAAGCTTGGCCGCAGGCACGATGCGCCAAACGGCTGGCCGCAAAACTTTACTTATGATGCCATTCGTCGTCATGTAGAAGATTCGCTTACGCACTTAGGCGTAGGCCAGTTGTTTTTAGAACAGCTGCACTGCATCCCTACTGAGGAGTTGCGCAAAGGCGATGTGTTTGACCACCTGCGCCGCCTGCAACAGGAGGGGCTTATAAAGCATTTTGGCGTAAGCGTAGAAACCGCCGAAGAAGCTCTAATTTGTCTGGAGCATAAAGATTTGGCTTCGCTACAAATTATATTCAACCTGTTTAGGCAGCACCTTGCTGATGCTTTTTTTGACAAAGCACAGCAACAGGGTACAGCACTAATAGCCCGTGTGCCGCTTGCCAGCGGATTATTGAGTGGGAAGTTTAATGCTGCAACGGTGTTTAATGAAAACGACCACCGCAATTATAATGCTAACGGCGATGCTTTTAATGTAGGTGAAACCTTTAGCGGTATCGAATTTAACGAGGGTGTGGCGTTAGCCGATGGCCTTAAAAATATATTGCCGGATGGCAATCTGGCACAATTAGCCATTAAATGGATACTGCAGCATCCTGCTATTACAACGGTAATACCGGGAGCCAGTAAAGTAACTCAGGTTGAAAGCAATGTTGGTGCAGCAGCCCTGGCAGATTTTGATTCGGCCACATTAGCCAATGTAAAAGCCTATTATAATGACAATATACTTTCTAAAATAAGGGGCGTATATTAG
- a CDS encoding glycogen/starch synthase, with amino-acid sequence MEDKRILYVSSEVVPYLAENEVSLMSYDVPKMINDQGGQIRIFMPRYGNINERRHQLHEVIRLSGMNLVVNDMDMPLIIKVASIPKERIQVYFIDNDEYFKRKATFSDEDGTLYPDNDERAIFFAKGVVETVKKLNWVPDIIHVHGWMASMLPVYMKHYYKDEALFADTKIVTSVYSQSFDDTLDKDMLKKVLFDQVPEAAVSMLETPDFENVMKAAIAHSDASIIASPNVSDSLKAYVEASGKPFLPYVDKDNFASAYTNFYKNQVL; translated from the coding sequence ATGGAGGATAAGAGGATATTGTATGTATCATCGGAAGTAGTGCCCTATTTGGCCGAGAATGAAGTATCGCTGATGTCGTATGATGTGCCGAAAATGATAAACGACCAGGGCGGGCAAATACGTATATTTATGCCCAGGTACGGTAATATTAATGAGCGCAGGCACCAACTGCATGAGGTTATTCGCCTTAGCGGAATGAACCTTGTGGTAAACGACATGGATATGCCGCTTATTATTAAAGTTGCCTCTATACCTAAAGAGCGCATACAGGTGTATTTCATTGATAACGACGAGTACTTTAAACGTAAGGCTACCTTTAGTGATGAAGACGGTACATTGTACCCTGATAACGACGAACGCGCCATATTTTTTGCAAAAGGTGTGGTAGAAACCGTTAAAAAACTAAACTGGGTGCCTGATATTATACACGTGCACGGCTGGATGGCCAGTATGCTGCCGGTATATATGAAACACTATTATAAAGATGAGGCACTCTTTGCCGATACTAAAATAGTTACATCTGTTTACAGCCAGTCTTTTGATGACACGCTGGATAAGGATATGCTTAAAAAAGTATTGTTTGACCAGGTTCCTGAAGCAGCGGTAAGCATGCTTGAAACACCTGACTTTGAAAACGTTATGAAAGCCGCCATTGCACACAGTGATGCGAGTATTATAGCTTCGCCAAATGTTTCTGACAGCCTTAAAGCTTATGTAGAAGCATCTGGAAAACCCTTCCTGCCGTATGTAGATAAAGATAATTTTGCATCGGCATATACTAATTTCTATAAAAATCAGGTTTTATAG
- a CDS encoding alpha/beta hydrolase: MKYTTLLLFFVFVLPARAQVKTEEVFSQKLNANRTIRVITPPSYNQDKNKKYPLLLLLDGEYMLEPFAGTLAYAYYWDELPETVIVAVNTNDGDQREADMLINDATGLPEGTGDKFFQFIGDELIPALNKKYRLSPFRIIAGHDLTARMADFYLYKENTPFRGYINFSPEIAEEMETRLPEMADKLANPVFFYLCSADGDVPRLKKRIKELDEKLKVIKNPNFRYAYDEYTNGSHYSLIPFGVPGALYGIFTSYRPISPIEYQEKIVTLPNGYVDYLKNKYNIIEKDLGTEMTIRLTDFKAIEAAIMKNTMYAELKDLAALAKKNYPKKIIGEYYEALYYEMMGDYKKAKKVYMNSYSMDAVGEYTKDFMIARADKL; this comes from the coding sequence ATGAAGTACACTACATTACTGTTGTTTTTTGTCTTTGTTCTTCCGGCAAGGGCCCAAGTTAAAACTGAGGAGGTATTTAGCCAGAAGCTAAATGCCAACCGTACTATCAGGGTAATAACCCCACCATCTTACAACCAGGATAAAAACAAAAAATACCCATTACTCTTATTGCTTGACGGAGAGTATATGCTTGAACCTTTTGCAGGTACACTTGCCTATGCTTACTACTGGGATGAACTTCCTGAAACGGTAATTGTAGCCGTTAATACTAATGATGGCGACCAGCGTGAGGCTGATATGCTTATTAATGATGCTACAGGCCTTCCCGAAGGTACGGGCGATAAGTTTTTCCAGTTTATTGGAGATGAGCTTATACCGGCGCTTAATAAAAAGTACCGCCTTTCGCCTTTTCGCATTATAGCGGGGCATGACCTTACTGCCCGTATGGCTGATTTTTACCTCTATAAAGAGAATACACCTTTTAGGGGATACATAAATTTTAGCCCTGAGATAGCAGAAGAAATGGAAACCCGCCTGCCCGAAATGGCCGATAAGCTTGCTAATCCCGTATTTTTTTACCTGTGTAGTGCAGATGGCGATGTGCCACGCCTTAAGAAGCGTATAAAAGAGCTTGACGAAAAACTGAAGGTTATTAAAAACCCTAACTTTAGATATGCTTATGATGAGTATACTAACGGGTCGCATTATTCATTAATACCCTTTGGGGTGCCAGGTGCATTGTATGGTATTTTTACCTCATACCGCCCAATATCGCCTATTGAGTATCAGGAAAAAATTGTTACCCTGCCAAACGGTTATGTAGATTATCTTAAGAACAAATACAATATTATAGAAAAAGACCTTGGTACTGAGATGACCATTCGCCTTACCGACTTTAAAGCCATTGAGGCTGCCATCATGAAAAATACCATGTATGCCGAGTTGAAAGACCTTGCTGCACTTGCCAAGAAAAACTATCCTAAAAAGATTATAGGAGAATACTACGAAGCGTTGTATTATGAAATGATGGGCGATTATAAAAAGGCCAAAAAAGTATACATGAACTCCTATTCTATGGATGCCGTGGGTGAGTATACTAAAGACTTTATGATAGCAAGGGCTGATAAATTGTAA
- the panD gene encoding aspartate 1-decarboxylase, with amino-acid sequence MQIQVVKSKLHRVTVTGADLNYIGSITIDEALMEAANIIEGEKVSIVNINNGERLETYAIKGNRNSGDITLNGPAARKVQRGDIIIIISYGILDFEEAKLFKPTIVFPNEKDNSLT; translated from the coding sequence ATGCAAATTCAAGTTGTAAAATCCAAGTTACACCGTGTTACGGTTACTGGAGCCGATTTAAACTATATAGGCAGCATTACTATTGACGAAGCGTTGATGGAAGCTGCTAATATTATTGAAGGAGAAAAAGTTTCTATTGTAAACATCAATAATGGTGAACGCCTTGAAACTTATGCGATTAAAGGAAACAGAAACAGCGGAGACATTACACTAAACGGCCCTGCGGCACGCAAGGTGCAGCGTGGCGACATTATTATCATTATATCATATGGTATACTTGATTTTGAAGAAGCCAAGTTGTTTAAGCCAACCATTGTTTTCCCTAACGAAAAAGACAACTCGCTTACATGA
- the glmS gene encoding glutamine--fructose-6-phosphate transaminase (isomerizing), translated as MCGIVGYIGHRQAYPVIIKGLKRLEYRGYDSAGVVLYNNAELKLCKTKGKVSDLEAKADTELDKDATIGIGHTRWATHGVPNDVNSHPHVSNSGNLVIVHNGIIENYEPIKKELIKRGYTFKSDTDTEVLVNLIEEVKKQEHIKLGKAVQIALNQVVGAYAIAVFDKQNPDEMIAARLGSPLAIGVGEDEFFISSDASPFIEYTSNAVYLDDEEMAIVSLDKELVIRKIKDDSLVDPYIQELQMNLEQIEKGGFDHFMLKEIYEQPNAIKDTFRGRLRVEQGIVKISGVEDNLQKFINANRILIIACGTSWHAGLVAEYIFEEFARIPVEVEYASEFRYRHPVIRPDDVVIAISQSGETADTLAAIKLAKEHGAFVFGVCNVVGSSISRETHSGAYTHAGPEIGVASTKAFTTQITLLTLMALRIARAKGTMNRDVYFQYLQELELVPQLVEQALQTNLEVQAIASIYKDAPNCLYLGRGFNFPVALEGALKLKEISYIHAEGYPAAEMKHGPIALIDNKMPVVIIAPKQEHYDKIVSNIQEIKARSGKIIAVVTKGDTQVKNLADHVIEIPETSDALSPLVTTIPLQLLSYHIAVMRGCNVDQPRNLAKSVTVE; from the coding sequence ATGTGCGGAATAGTAGGTTACATAGGCCACAGGCAGGCCTACCCGGTTATTATAAAAGGCCTTAAAAGGCTGGAATACCGCGGTTATGACAGCGCCGGTGTGGTGCTGTACAACAATGCCGAACTAAAACTTTGTAAAACAAAAGGTAAGGTTAGCGATCTTGAAGCTAAAGCCGATACCGAACTTGATAAAGATGCCACTATAGGCATAGGGCACACACGCTGGGCTACACACGGTGTACCTAATGATGTTAACAGCCACCCACATGTTTCTAACTCGGGTAACCTGGTTATTGTGCACAATGGCATTATCGAAAATTATGAGCCTATTAAAAAAGAGCTTATAAAACGTGGCTATACCTTTAAGAGCGACACAGATACTGAGGTACTTGTAAATCTTATTGAAGAGGTAAAAAAACAAGAGCACATTAAACTGGGCAAGGCGGTACAAATAGCGCTTAACCAGGTAGTAGGTGCTTATGCCATTGCTGTTTTTGACAAGCAAAACCCGGATGAAATGATTGCGGCACGCCTGGGCAGCCCACTGGCCATTGGTGTGGGCGAAGACGAATTCTTTATTTCGTCTGATGCTTCTCCGTTTATAGAATATACGAGCAACGCGGTATATCTTGATGACGAAGAGATGGCTATTGTAAGCCTTGACAAAGAGCTTGTAATACGCAAAATAAAAGACGACTCGTTAGTAGACCCGTACATACAGGAACTGCAAATGAACCTGGAGCAGATAGAAAAAGGTGGTTTTGACCACTTTATGCTTAAGGAAATTTATGAGCAACCTAATGCCATTAAAGACACCTTTCGCGGAAGGTTAAGGGTAGAACAGGGCATTGTAAAAATAAGTGGTGTAGAAGATAACCTGCAAAAGTTTATCAACGCTAACCGTATTCTTATTATAGCTTGTGGTACCTCATGGCACGCAGGCCTTGTAGCCGAATATATTTTTGAAGAATTTGCACGCATACCTGTAGAGGTAGAGTACGCTTCAGAATTCAGGTACAGGCACCCGGTTATCCGTCCGGACGATGTGGTTATTGCCATATCGCAATCCGGCGAAACTGCCGATACGCTTGCTGCCATTAAACTGGCTAAAGAGCACGGTGCATTTGTATTTGGTGTGTGTAATGTGGTAGGTTCGTCTATTTCGCGCGAAACACATAGTGGTGCTTACACCCATGCAGGCCCTGAAATTGGTGTGGCTTCTACAAAGGCATTTACCACCCAGATAACCCTCCTTACCCTTATGGCGCTACGCATAGCACGTGCTAAAGGCACCATGAACAGGGATGTTTATTTCCAGTATCTTCAGGAACTGGAGCTTGTACCACAGCTTGTGGAGCAGGCACTGCAAACTAATCTTGAAGTACAGGCCATAGCCAGCATTTATAAAGACGCGCCAAACTGCCTTTACCTGGGCAGGGGCTTTAACTTCCCGGTGGCGTTAGAGGGTGCGCTTAAACTAAAAGAAATATCGTACATACACGCTGAGGGCTACCCTGCTGCCGAAATGAAGCACGGCCCTATAGCGCTTATAGACAATAAAATGCCGGTGGTTATCATTGCGCCTAAACAGGAGCATTATGATAAGATAGTAAGTAACATACAGGAGATAAAGGCACGCAGCGGTAAAATTATTGCTGTGGTTACTAAAGGTGATACGCAGGTTAAAAACCTTGCAGACCACGTTATCGAAATACCTGAAACAAGCGACGCCCTTAGCCCGCTGGTTACTACCATACCGCTACAATTGCTTAGCTACCACATTGCGGTAATGCGCGGCTGTAACGTAGACCAACCCCGTAACCTTGCAAAATCGGTTACGGTAGAATAA
- the panC gene encoding pantoate--beta-alanine ligase: MLIFSKKAALQAHLDTYIKAGKGIGFVPTMGALHSGHLSLMQQSLEQNGVTVVSIFVNPTQFNNPDDLKKYPRTLEADAEKISGLNKDIIIFAPEVDEMYDGNTVSSHYDFDGLENQMEGAHRPGHFDGVGTIVKKLFEIVRPTNAYFGEKDFQQLQIVKKLVEKNHMGINVVGCPITREDNGLAMSSRNARLSDAERNEAALIYKILQGARKRFDFESIAEVKSFVESAFEAHPAFKPEYFEIAAEDTLEPATLKENRKYRAFIAIFLGNVRLIDNISLN, from the coding sequence ATGCTCATTTTCAGTAAAAAAGCGGCGCTACAAGCCCATTTAGACACATATATTAAAGCAGGTAAAGGCATAGGTTTTGTACCTACAATGGGTGCACTGCACAGCGGCCACCTCTCGCTAATGCAGCAATCGCTGGAGCAAAATGGCGTTACGGTAGTAAGTATTTTTGTAAACCCTACGCAGTTTAACAACCCTGATGACCTGAAAAAATATCCGCGTACGCTGGAAGCCGATGCAGAGAAAATTTCGGGACTAAATAAAGATATCATCATTTTTGCGCCGGAGGTAGACGAAATGTATGACGGTAACACAGTAAGCAGCCACTATGATTTTGACGGACTCGAAAACCAGATGGAGGGTGCTCATCGCCCGGGCCATTTTGACGGCGTAGGTACAATTGTAAAGAAACTCTTCGAAATAGTACGCCCCACAAATGCTTACTTTGGTGAGAAAGATTTTCAGCAGTTGCAAATAGTAAAAAAGCTGGTAGAGAAAAACCACATGGGCATAAATGTTGTGGGCTGCCCCATAACCCGCGAAGATAACGGGCTGGCAATGAGCTCGCGCAATGCACGCCTTAGTGATGCCGAACGCAACGAAGCTGCTCTTATATATAAAATATTGCAAGGTGCACGCAAACGCTTTGATTTTGAAAGTATTGCTGAAGTTAAAAGCTTTGTAGAAAGTGCTTTTGAGGCACATCCTGCTTTTAAGCCAGAGTATTTTGAGATAGCTGCCGAAGATACCCTGGAGCCTGCAACCTTAAAGGAAAACAGGAAATACCGGGCTTTTATTGCGATTTTTTTAGGTAACGTTAGGTTAATAGATAATATTTCATTAAATTAA
- a CDS encoding ammonium transporter → MEKKLEKRWIVAFLITAGIAITGLFWKHATVSGPNADFNSTDTIVTSDVAWLLTASCLVLLMTPGLAFFYGGMVGKKNVISTMLKSFICLGVISLLWVAVGFSLSFGSPIGIEIGGTTYGIVGNPLDYAFFDYVDEHPSSKMASTIPFILFALFQMKFAVITPAIITGALAERIRFVSFLLFICLFCIFIYAPLCHMVWHPNGLLGAYFGVKDFAGGTVVHMSAGFAAVAGVLCLGKRKNLEYIPTNIPFVLLGTGLLWFGWFGFNAGSALSANHTAAMAFATTTIASASAMLTWVFFDRLNGRKVSAMGACIGAVVGLVAITPAAGFVSIPKSIFFGFIAAMVSNSLAHWKTLKQYDDTLDVFACHGVGGIMGMILTAIFAEVPGGSLLFGGWDVFGHHMIALVLVATFSFFGAMLLFKVTNLFIPLRVSEEAEEQGLDMSQHGETF, encoded by the coding sequence ATGGAGAAAAAACTTGAAAAACGATGGATTGTCGCCTTTCTAATTACGGCAGGGATAGCCATAACAGGCCTTTTCTGGAAGCACGCCACCGTAAGTGGTCCGAATGCCGACTTTAATTCAACCGATACTATTGTAACCTCAGATGTTGCCTGGCTGCTTACCGCATCGTGCCTTGTGCTGCTCATGACGCCGGGACTTGCCTTTTTTTATGGTGGTATGGTGGGTAAAAAGAATGTGATTAGCACCATGCTAAAAAGTTTTATCTGTCTTGGTGTTATCAGCCTGCTGTGGGTAGCTGTAGGTTTTAGCCTTTCATTTGGGTCGCCTATAGGTATAGAGATAGGCGGCACTACTTATGGCATTGTGGGTAACCCTCTTGATTATGCCTTTTTTGATTATGTAGATGAACACCCAAGTTCTAAAATGGCATCTACCATTCCGTTTATACTTTTTGCACTCTTCCAGATGAAGTTTGCCGTAATAACTCCCGCCATTATTACGGGAGCACTGGCCGAGAGGATACGTTTTGTATCGTTCCTGCTGTTTATATGCCTGTTTTGTATTTTTATCTATGCGCCGTTGTGCCACATGGTTTGGCATCCTAACGGATTGCTGGGTGCTTACTTTGGTGTAAAAGATTTTGCCGGTGGTACGGTGGTACACATGAGTGCGGGGTTTGCGGCGGTAGCAGGTGTACTGTGCCTGGGCAAGCGCAAAAATCTTGAATACATACCTACTAACATACCTTTTGTACTTTTAGGCACCGGATTATTATGGTTCGGGTGGTTTGGTTTTAATGCCGGTTCTGCATTATCGGCTAACCATACAGCTGCCATGGCTTTTGCTACCACTACAATTGCATCGGCTTCGGCCATGCTTACATGGGTGTTTTTTGACAGATTGAATGGACGTAAGGTTAGCGCTATGGGTGCCTGTATAGGTGCTGTTGTTGGGCTTGTTGCCATAACACCGGCCGCAGGTTTTGTGTCGATACCTAAGAGTATATTTTTTGGGTTTATCGCGGCAATGGTAAGTAACTCACTTGCACACTGGAAAACCCTTAAGCAATATGACGATACCCTTGATGTATTTGCCTGCCACGGTGTGGGTGGTATTATGGGAATGATACTAACGGCTATTTTTGCCGAAGTACCGGGCGGAAGCCTTTTGTTTGGGGGATGGGATGTTTTTGGCCATCATATGATCGCACTGGTTCTGGTAGCTACCTTTTCATTCTTTGGGGCTATGCTGCTGTTTAAGGTAACTAACCTGTTTATCCCACTGCGTGTATCTGAAGAAGCTGAAGAGCAGGGTCTCGACATGAGCCAGCACGGCGAAACGTTTTAG